The Benincasa hispida cultivar B227 chromosome 9, ASM972705v1, whole genome shotgun sequence genome has a segment encoding these proteins:
- the LOC120086037 gene encoding delta(24)-sterol reductase: MSDLVVPLRPKRKKVWVDYFVQFRWILVIFVVLPISFSLYFFTYLGDVRSAWKSYKKRQKEHDENVQKVVKRLKQRNPAKDGLVCTARKPWIAVGMRNVDYKRARHFEVDLSAFRNILDIDKDRMIAKVEPLVNMGQISRATVPLNLSLAVVAELDDLTVGGLINGYGIEGSSHLYGLFSDTVVAYEIVLADGQVVRATKDNEYSDLFYAIPWSQGTIGLLVAAEIKLIPIKEYMKVTYKPFRGTLKEIGQAYMDSLAPRDGDQDNPEKVPDFVETMIYTPSEAVVMTGRYASKEEAKKRGNVINQIGWWFKPWFYQHASTALKKGEFVEYIPTRDYYHRHTRSLYWEGKLILPFADQWWFRFLLGWMMPPKVSLLKATQGEAIRNYYHEMHVIQDMLVPLYKVPDALEWAHREFEVYPIWLCPHRIFKLPVKTMIYPEPGFELQRRQGDTHYAQMYTDVGLYYAPGPVLRGEVFDGAEAVRRMEKWLLENHGFQALYAVSELNEKDFWRMFDAGLYEQCRKKYGAVGTFMTVYYKSKKGRKTEKEVREAEQAHLETTYAELEQPN; this comes from the exons ATGTCAGATTTAGTGGTTCCTTTGCGCCCAAAGAGGAAGAAGGTCTGGGTGGACTACTTTGTGCAATTCAGATGGATTTTAGTCATTTTTGTTGTCCTTCCCATATCATTCAGCCTATACTTCTTCACATATCTTGGGGACGTCAGATCTGCCTGGAAGTCCTACAAGAAACGCCAAAAGGAACATGATGAAAATGTGCAGAAAGTTGTAAAGCGCCTTAAACAGAGGAACCCAGCAAAGGATGGACTTGTTTGCACAGCACGCAAGCCTTGGATTGCTGTTGGAATGCGAAATGTTGACTACAAACGAGCACGTCATTTTGAGGTTGATTTATCGGCTTTTCGGAATATTttggatattgacaaagatagAATGATTGCCAAAGTTGAACCCCTTGTGAACATGGGGCAAATAAGTAGGGCCACTGTTCCGCTCAATCTTTCTCTTGCTGTAGTTGCTGAACTTGACGATCTTACTGTTGGAGGACTCATCAACGGCTATGGAATTGAAGGAAGCTCCCATCTCTATGGCTTGTTCTCGGACACTGTTGTGGCTTATGAGATTGTTCTAGCAGATGGCCAGGTTGTTAGAGCAACTAAAGATAATGAGTACTCAGATCTTTTCTATGCAATCCCATGGTCCCAAGGAACAATTGGTCTTCTTGTTGCTGCTGAGATTAAGCTCATACCCATTAAAGAGTATATGAAAGTCACCTATAAACCTTTTAGAGGGACATTAAAAGAGATTGGACAAGCTTATATGGATTCACTAGCACCTAGAGATGGAGATCAAGATAACCCAGAAAAGGTTCCCGACTTTGTTGAGACTATGATTTATACCCCTTCTGAAGCTGTGGTCATGACAGGTAGATATGCTTCCAAAGAAGAGGCTAAGAAAAGGGGAAATGTGATAAATCAGATTGGATGGTGGTTCAAACCATGGTTCTACCAGCATGCATCTACAGCACTCAAGAAAGGGGAGTTTGTGGAGTATATCCCTACAAGGGATTACTATCATAGACACACCAGGTCTTTGTATTGGGAGGGAAAGCTAATCCTTCCCTTTGCAGATCAATGGTGGTTCAGATTTTTATTGGGATGGATGATGCCTCCCAAAGTTTCTCTGCTCAAAGCTACCCAAGGTGAAGCTATCAGAAATTATTATcatgaaatgcatgttattCAAGACATGCTTGTTCCTCTTTACAAGGTTCCGGATGCTTTGGAGTGGGCTCATCGTGAGTTTGAG GTTTACCCTATTTGGCTCTGCCCACACAGAATCTTCAAGCTTCCAGTCAAAACCATGATATATCCCGAGCCAGGATTCGAGCTACAACGTCGACAAGGCGATACACATTATGCTCAAATGTACACAGATGTTGGACTCTACTATGCACCAGGTCCTGTCCTGAGGGGTGAAGTTTTCGACGGTGCCGAGGCTGTCCGTAGAATGGAGAAATGGCTTCTAGAAAACCATGGATTCCAGGCTCTGTATGCAGTTTCGGAACTGAATGAGAAAGATTTCTGGAGAATGTTTGATGCTGGACTCTATGAACAATGCCGGAAGAAATATGGAGCTGTAGGAACCTTTATGACAGTGTATTACAAGTCCAAGAAAGGTCGAAAAACCGAGAAGGAAGTGAGGGAAGCTGAACAAGCTCATCTTGAAACTACTTATGCTGAACTTGAACAACCCAATTAA